TCCTAGCCACCGGTGAACACATTAAGTTTTCGATTCTGAGTCCCACTTCCAAAGCCAGCCTTgctcccctgccctcttccctgtCTACCTGCCACTTCTTAGCTGTTAAAGGGAAGAAGACATTGGGGGCCCAGAAAATAACGGGTCTTCCAACTGCAGTGAGGCCCAGAGGTCCACACAGTGGGGCATTCTGCCATCTAAGCCACATCTGGCCCAGGCAACACCGTGAGCTCCCAGGAAGCAATGACTGGAACAAGAACCAGTTAGATTTCCACCTGCACTGCCTGGTTCCTCACACTTGATCCCAGGAAACTTGCACAGCTATGGAGTTGCTAAAGGCCCATTTTTCAGACAAGGAGCCCAAGGTCTAGTGGGGCCGCTTAACAGAGCAGAGCCTTGGAAGGGTTGTGAAAATTGCAGGCACTCCTAAACTTGCAGTCTGACCTCCCTGGGGAGTGTCCACCTTGGCTCGCATGGCCTGTTTCTGCCCCTAAGTGGAACTCTTCCGAGCTCCTCtatctctcccctgccccaggtgGTCTCTGGATGAAAGGAGCCAAGGCCAACGGCCTCGGGCCCAGGGAGAGAACGGGCCCAGGGAGAGAACAGGCGCTGGCCGCGGGCACAGCAGCCACCGCCCCACCGGCGATCGCCCTTGCTGTGGGACCCTGGGAAAGGCCCGCCCCTCTCTGGCTGCAATTTTCTCAGGGACGAAGGGTTAATCGGCGGTGCCAGTGGCTCCTTTGGattttcctgttcattttctAGCTTGGCCTCTAGATCCTTCTTCACCGGGGATTCCGCTTGCTCCGGGGGTATGGAACAGTGGTTTCACTCGGCAACTTTCCGTCCGCAGACGAGAGTCGGGGCAGATCCGGGAGTTGCCGCCACAGCCGCACAAGACTGCCTTGGCCCTAAACCTCCCTGATGCCGATGCCCGGATCCCCGCGGCTCCTCCAGGCCCGATtccattccccccccccgcccccgcccccagcgcaGACCCAGGCTCGAGAACAGAGGCTAAATCAATTACGGCGCGGCTTCCGCAGGCCGCCCTTCGGAGCTACCAGAGTGGTGAGCAAGTTATTTTGCATAATTGAGGTCTCTCTAAACCCGTCTTTCTCGGCCCAGGCACCCAGCTTCACAACTCTGTGACCCAGACGGACTTGAGGGGAGCCCGGCCACCTCCCAGAGCTCCAGACCCAGGGCCTCCACGTCCACCCTCCAGGCAGGCCCCCGGCTCCCTGCTTCGGCCCTGCAGGGGGGCCCGGGGGCACATCACCCTCTCCTTCCTTCGCCTATCAATCTAGACCGTAGATTCAGGGCCATTTGCAAAACCGTAGGACCAAACAACTCCCTCCGACTGCTCTGGGAGTTCCAAGTACAACAAAGCACAAGGGCCTGGTGCTCAGAGTCCTGGACCCCCAGCTAGCCCACCCCTGCAAAGGGCTCGGGGCCAAGTAATTCTGGGCCCAAATGGCTGGAGACTCACTTCCCAGAGTTAGAACACCCAGATCTAGTTTAAATATCTGCAGAAGCAGTACACCCACCACTTCCCAATTTTTAGCAAGCTTTCCTGGAAATGCTCCAAACAATAAATGGCTTACAATTAGTCCTCTTTCTCCAGGCCTCTCTTTCTAGCTAATTTCTGGCTTACTCGAAATCGCTGGTAACAAACTACCTAATATTCCGATCCTGGCTTCTCATGTGTTTCCCTCCATTGGGGAAGTCATACGAGCCAGGGTCCTGTCCTGTCTCCACACCTGCTGGTATTGTGCAGATTAAGAAAGGGCTCACtcggaaaaaaatacataaattttgaaaagaaagaaacgaagAAAAACAACGGCTCACCACCACTCCTTCCCCGGGTGGGAAGGAGACCTGGCCCTCATAAAAcgtatttctcttttaattttcagtgAAATCTCAGCCATAGAGGAATCTATTTCTCCAGTGGAGAGGTCACCCTTGGGCAGACTGATAGCGACCACCCGCTAGACAGCTCCCAGTAAGGGCTGGAGTGGGGGCCCCTCGGTATACCGGGGTTGGGAAAGGAAAGGTGTGTCGACCGGTGCGGAGGCACAGGTCACTGGCTCCCGCACCAGGGAGGAAAGCCCTGGAGGCTTGGAGCCCCAGCTGGGAGGCAAGGGCTAAGCCGGGCTACTGCTTCCGTGGCCCCTGGATCCCCCGCCCACTGTCTGCAGGGTGCAGGGCTGCAGGTCACGATGGCCGACAGGCCCCCTGAGCTCCACTGGGGAGCTAGTGTGAAGTGTGGCTCCAGACCCAGAGCCAATTACATGGAACAGGCTTTGGGGCCACCAACACAGAGGTCAAGCTTACCGACTCCCGGTCGATCGCTTGGCCCGGCACTGCCTTAACGGAAGCACCCTGTGCCCACAGGACACCTGTCGCTGCACTGCAGCCACTCTCTGGTGTCCTGCCGCTGAGGTGGTCTCTACTCCCCCACTGGCTTCTGGGGCTCCACAGCCCTACCGGCTCCTCAGTCCTGCCCAACAGGTCCCCGTGCAGAGTGTCCCGGCCAAGTGTCAGGATCTCTCACGCCAGGCTGCAGGCAACCCTGGCTGAGGACAGAGCCACTGAAAGGTGATCGGTTCAGAAGCACCGGGACACCAGAAGGAATGCTGTGGTGACCAGGCCTCCATGGCCCTGCTTCTCAGAAGTGCCCAGCCTGGCAGCCATGGTCACCCGCAGGCCATGTGCTAGCAGGGAATGCTGGCCGTCACACCAGGAGTCTGCTGGACCCAAGGGTCCTGGTGACCCGTGTCCACCATGGCACCTGCCCCTCCGGGTTTATAATTCCAATCAGGAAAAGACTAAGCTCAGGCCTGCCTGCCATGTTCGTACTATTTGCCCCTCTCtcctttgggggggggtgggggttcagCTCACCTACTTTCGGTATCTCCTACCCTGCtctgcccagccctccccctacccgccccccccaggGGAGGTGAGCAAAGTAGATGCAGCTCCAGAGTCCCAAATCTAAGGCCCGGGCCTCAAACAAGTGCCCTGCTTACAGCCAGGGCCTTCCGGGCCTAGGCCTCTGGGtgcactctgctctctctcaggCCACGATCAGCAAGTACGTCTTATCCCTGGTCGGGGTGCACACACTTCCCCTCCGCGGAACGAGAGCAAGTAATGAAAGAAGGacaaaataaaagggaattaaagaaatgaaagaaaagacaagaaggcaggcaggaaaacCAGAATAGGCTAGCATGCTCACAGAACAATTCCTGGTTCACCTGGCCCACGCTTGGACCAGAAGATGGTCCGGTCCACCCGGCGACAAgacctgtctcctctctccagcAGGAGCCGAGGCTCCCCGCGCGGCCTCCCCCAAACGCGCTGGCACTGGCCCTCCAAGCCAGCTCCAGATCCCCGCTTGGGCCGAGGCTGCCGGGCTCCCCCAGCCCTCTCGGCCGCCCACCTGCGGCCTCACCTTCGGGGAAGACGGCCCGCATCTTCAGGTAGCTGGTGGTGAGTCGGATGATAGACGCCTTGTCCAGCTGCGAGGTGATGGCCGACGGCAGCGGGAGCAGCTTGGCCAGCTCATAAAACTCgccattttccttctccctcctggtCTTGGCCGCATTCTTGGACTTCTCCTTCATCGCGCCTCGGCTCCGGGCATATTAGACCCAGCCGTGCTCCAGGCCCGCGGAGCCTCGCTCCGGCTGCAGCGGcggggatggggaaggggcctCCGAGGTCCAGGTGAGTCTGGGGCACCGCCCGGGGCAGGTGCGCGCGGCCGGCCTGGGGCACCGAGTAGCCTCTCCACAGCCGCTGGGCCCCGGAGCTCCGCGCGACCCAGCGGCGCCGCTCCGCGCTCCGCCGCCCCGGGCGCAGCCTCCCCCGGGCTGGACTGTCCCGCGGTGCCCTGAGCCCGACTTCCCGCTCGTTTCTGCtcgctcttcctttctctctcctagtCTCCCGCGCCTCGGCTTTCCTTGGGGGGTGGAGAGCGGCCAGCGAGGAGGCAGCGGTGCCGCTCAGTCCTTGGCCGAGTGTTCGTACCCGCTGCCGCGAGGCCCCTCCGGACTGGAGGGCGGCatgggcggcggcggccgcggagCCATGGAGCAGGAGGGGAGCGAaggggagctggggcggaggcGGCTGGGGCCCTGCCCGGGCGcgctctcctgccctccctggccGTTCCCTTTGCCTGGAGACGCGGCGCCCGGAGCCCGCGATGTGTCGCGAGCCGCAGCAGCTCCGCGGTCCACGTGCGACCGAGCCGCGTTTGTTTATGGCGGACCCGCCTTCGGGCGGAGCACTCGGCAGCCGCGGccctgggaggggggcgggaggggggagggaccgcggcgggggcgggggcggcgaaTCTCGCCTCCCGACCCCGCCGCGGCCCCGGAGTCACAAGCGCGCCTCCGCGTCGCAGCCTCCAGGGACTCTCCCAGGAGAGGCCCGCGCGCTCCCGGCCTCGAGGAAGTTGCGGTGAGTGCACACGGCGCGCGGTGGGGACCGGCTCCTGCGAGCGGGTCGCGGGACCTGGGCGCTCGGACGCGCGGCGGGGaggggcgagggagggagggaagtgggggagtGATACCTAGACCACCCCCGTTGCTACCCGACCGGTCCTGGGCGCGCGTGGCCGAGGGGAGGCGGGTGGACCCGCTGGCCAGTGCCGTTCCGGGGTGGACCCAATTCTCCGAGCCCGCGCTGGTCCCGCGCCCTCACCTCCGCACTTTGCAGGGCCAAGGGCCAAAAGGGGGGGGAGCCCCGAAGGCAAGACCCCCCCCAATCTCAGGAAAGGGCGGGAGAGAGAGGCTTGAAAGTGAcctttctgccctttctctcccCGAAACACGAGAGCGAAAGAAGATCGGTGCTTTCCCCGGAGGGGCTGGAGGCCGCGGGGACGCGCGGGCCAGACGAAAGGAGGGGACCGGGAGCTGCGCCTAGCGGCCAGGCCTCGCCCAGGGTGGCGGCGGGAACAGGGCCCGACACTACCCATTCCCGCAGCCGGGCTCGGCGCAGCCGGAATTTCGGGGAATCGCGGCTGGGGCGGGTGCTTCAGGCCGGGGGGTCTGCGAGCGGGAGACCTCGAGCGAGCGTTGGCGGGGCCCAGGGTGGTGGGCCGGGGGGCAGCTGGAATAGGGAGGAACAGTAGGAGAGGCGGCCGTGGGGCGTCCTGGTGCTTTCCCTCAGGACCGCACTGGACCGCAAGAGCCCTCTTGCCCACCCCCACGCCACCCCCGCAGCTCCGCTCCTGCGACCCCGAAGGGCCCTCCTCCAATCCGGGTCGCGACGGGCGCACAGACGCGCACCGTTCTAGCAGTTTGAACGCCCAGGCTACCGTGCGGACGCGCGCGCTTGGAGGCGCCAGCTTCCCCCGCACGTGGGGTCAGAGGGCAGCTGCACTGGACGCAGGGCACCGGGTCTTGCGGGTCCTTGGGCCGCGTGCCGCAGACTGCACGGCTATGGGGCCCCTGATTTTGAGGTCGGGTCGGGGAGGAGACACGCCAGGGCCTCGGGGCTCCGCAGCTGGGATCTCCGTTTCTGGTgccacctctctccctccaggCCCTTGGAGGAGCCAGCTGCTCCACGCACCCACTGACCCGGGACCCGCCTCCTTCCCCCcgcgcctgggggtggggggcagcgggcAAACCACCACCAACTCTGCAGCGGGCGCCCCTGACCATCTCTAGGAGTCCCTTTGAAGGGCAGAGGAGCGACAACGTTGAAGGCGTCTTAGCTCCCTTGGTGGGCAAGACAGCGTGCGCACACTCCAGCTGTGCCCGCACCTGCCCCGCGTCCTGCCGGAGGGAGCCACAGGTGGCCTTGCCAGCGGGGCCGGCGCTCGGAAGCCACTGAGAAGCGCGAATTTCGGAGttggtgccccccacccccgcaacgCGGAGCTCAGCACTTTCCCTTGGGGTTTTGGATCTAGGAGCAAATTCCGGTTTCCGGCAGTGCGTGCGGAGGAGTCCGGGCGGCCGCGAGCGGTGAGGTTACGCAGTACCCGAGCGCAGGGCGCCGGCCCGCTTCCCTGCCCTGGATCTCGCGCCTGACTGCGCAGTTGTCGTCTTGGGGCTTCCCGGAGAAGGGGCTCCGCGAGGTAGGGACTGCCGGTCGAACCCCGCCGCAGCCAGCGCAGGCCGCCTGTGAGTGCGCTGCGGCACCTCCCTGGCTCCGGGAGGATTTAACGCTTTCctcacccgcccccccacccccccgattTCCGATCCTCAGTTACGGACCCGCGAGAATTACTTCGGGACTTGAAAGGGATTACTCAGATCGCCGAAACACCGCTAAGTGGAAGTGGGAGAACCCAACAAGTAACAAGAACAGAAACTTTCCTCAAACCAGATTTCCCGGGTTTTGCGGGAAAGTGTACTTGAGGTCTAGTTATCTTCACAGCGGCAGCCGCTGTTCTCGGATCCGCAGAACAGGTTCGAATCTCGGGCTTGAGCGGTAGCGTTACGGGGCGTTTGAAGTGCGGGTGTAGGACACTTCAGTCCCTAAAGCCTAACTCAGCAGACTCCCAGGCGGGCATCGTAATTCCCCCCAACACACATCCAgtcaagatacacacacacacacacacgcgcgcgcgcgcatccCCGTCACCGAAAGTGCCCAGGTGCTCGGAGGCAGACCTCGAAGTTTCCCAGGTGGGAAGAATAGTGGTGTCAGCGTGGAATAGTGAAGGAAGAACGTTCCCCACCACCCCGTGTGTGCCCTGTGGGATCTGTTCCAGAGTTCTTTTTGCTGGACAAAGCCTGGGACCCCTGTTACACTTAGGGCACCCACAGGCTCTGTGTACAAGTGGGAAAAACACTTAAGACGTGCTAGTTAGTGACCCACTGGTTGGGACACCTGTGGCATGCCCCTTGCTCCAGGGCTCCTGTGCCGGGAGTACCTCCTGGTCTATGCTTTGGGGCTGAATCCAGCTGCCTCGCCCAGAGTATGGAGTCCGGCCTGCAGGGGAGAAGTAATAGCTGCACGAAAGACCCTGAAGTCCAGGCATCATTCACAAacagcagttcccctgctggccTGGAAGGAGCCTGCAGAATGTAGAATGAAGAGAAgctgggggcaggaagaggacaggtgggaagcccccccccccacacgttGAGGTCAGCAGGCTTCGGGATCAACGCCAGTTCGCCAGGCGCCCCCACTCCCAGTCCTGCTTCTCAGGCTTTGGCTCACGGAGGTGCACCAGCACGCCTTTACGCACCCCCCCACCTCTTAGAAAGTTTCCATTAGGAAACCGATCTGGAAGAAATTGAGGCCCCAAGGGGAAAGGGGCGGGCCCAGGCCGCCCCACATCTGCTTGGATTTTCCGCTTCAGATGCTCCGCAACTGTTTTTCCCCAGGCCGCGCCCCGCGCCTACCTGAGGCCCATCCCCCGCGGAAACTGACTTTCGAGTGAGATCAAGAGGGAAACTCGCAGATGTTCTACCGGGGATGGGGCTCCCGGAGAGGCTGCCGCGGTGGCAGAAGAGGATCAGAGACTTTGTCACTAAGGATGTGGGGGCGGGAGGAAAAGTCCTCCCGTCCCTAGCACTAGATTTGGGGGAGAGGGTAGCGACCCTCTGAAGTGGTGTCTGAGGAGGACTTCAAAACGAGACAATAGAAAATCCAGGACGACGGCCATTCCAATCCATTCGATTTCCAAGCAAGATACAGTTACTGCAGAAGGTCCCACGAGCATCTAGCATCGCGTCTAGGACTATCATGGCTGGGAGGCGTTTTTGGTCTGAGCTGTCGGAAAGAGTACTTCGATTTTTCGCTCCTTTCCTTGGGTAAGCCCCATGGAGACAGCATCAACTTTTCCTGGAGTCATTGCTACCCTCAGAAAGGATCAGCCGACAGTTACAATACCACTGCTCGttgtttaaaagaaattagaGGTAGCCAGAGCAATTTCCTAGTGATTCCAGTCCTCCAGAGGTCTAGACAGTAACTGGTCCTGCCCACCTATTTccaaggagaggaggaagaaaagtttatctctttgggtttttttttttaaataaatttctttcacTGGAAGTTACTCCGTTGGAGAAAGAGTTTGCTTTCAGCTGGGTGGGCAGTAACCTGGGCAGATTCGCCCTTGTGTATCGGGTCCAGGGACCCCCTTCCTGGCTGAGTATTTGGCCCTCCGTGTGGTGCCTCAGGCATAATTTTGGGGCCGGGGGCAAGAGAAGGAGGCACTCCAACGTGAGGCTGTGGGGGCTAATTTGCATCTTCTGGGCTCCTATCTGGGCCTGCTGTAAGTACTCTGTTCTCTGGGATTTTGAAAAGACCACAGCCCTTTTCTTCAGACTCAGTTATCTAGGACGACTTTGGGTTCTGAGACTGGAGTCTGGAGGCCTCAGGTGGAGGCAGTGCTTCCTGACCTAGGAAGGGAGTAGCTACTGTCTATTTATTTAGGGGAACCAAAAACAGTGCCACTGGTAATTAATTGTAGTGATTAGCAAAGTCCCTGAGCATGGGCCACAGGGAGCCAGGGAAGCTGCATCAGATTTGGATGGAAGAAGGCCactcttttcttctacttttaccTGTGGGTGAGGGGGTAGCCCCTCCTTTGCacttctcttccctgtctccccagccgggccccactttctctccattctctgaAAAGAGGTGGGGAGGACTTGGGCGTGCCCCTCCCAATGCACTCAGACTTCCAGTGTTCTCCAGGGAGGGGCTCAAGCAGGGCCCAGAGCTCTGGATCCGAGCTCAGGGACAGGAAGGgatccttggggggggggggggggggagggagggaggagctgagagaccTCCTCCTGGACCCAGCAGCCTGAAGCCTCTGCTGTTCTCTTTTCACAGTAAAAGATCACAAGATCACAGTTCTGGGAAGAGATTGCACGTCGTCTCCCCTGCAAAGCCATCGCTTTTCGCCTCCAGCTAGTTGGGGGTCGTGCCTGGAAACCTTTGAGCTGGAGGAGTCTTACTAGTCCGGCGTGCGCCCAAATTCCTCAATGGTTATACCAATTATATACTGCCTTGAAATCTGAAAATCAGTTCGTTCATTAACAACTGCGCTGAAACCGCCTTTCAAAAACAACCAAGAttttcccctaaaaaaaaaaaaaaaaaacaaaaaacgaaagaAATCTTATCCACCAGAGATAAATATTTCTGCACATCAAAGAGCACAAACCTGatgggcttaattttttttttttttttcctagcaggTCTTTGATATAAGGCTGACTACAGACCAGGATTATTAAGTACTTTGAGGGCATAAACTCgtttcatttaattaatataaCGGGGTTGTttgcaaagcaaagcaaatattGGGGAACCTTCCCCCTAATCGAAACAAATCTGTAAAGAGACGTATGCTAGTTTATTCGTGGTTCGGTAGAGAGAGTTAGAGAAAGGCCCGcgggccggcgggcgggcgggctggACTAGCCCCCTCCAGCCTGCCCTGGGCACGCGAGGCCGCCCCGGCCCGGGGTGTGAGTGTTTTACTGCTCTgcgaagattttttttcttttcttgcagcgGCCGGCGTGGTAGGCGGGTTTCCCAAGAGGTGTGTGTCCAGGAAAACACTCTTCCCTCCACGGAGGAGAAAGAGGCGACGCCCACGGCAAAGAGCAGTCCGGCGTCGGGGTTCGGGACGCGCCAAAGCCGGACTTCAGATCTGAGCGGCCGCGGGCCCAAGCCGGCGTGGAGACGTCACCGCAACTGGCCAGGTAGGGAGGCGGTGGCAGGACCCCTCCTCTCCAACTGTCCCTACCCTGCACCGAAACACGGCTTTGGGAGCTGCGGGCCACACCCGGAGACACCGGCGGCCGGAGAGGGCCAAGAGTCAGGCTTCTCCGACGCTACAGGTCTTCTTAATTCTGCGGAAAGGACTTGGGACTCCTACTCACCGCGGTGGGTGCGGACTCAGGAAGAGTTAGTTGTAGACAGTTTGCGGCGGCGTCCCGCTTCTTTCGCGCGCAAAGTCTCCGGGCGGCCCCGCGTGGTTAGAAACGCGGCGTGCGCAGGTTGGCGGAAGGGGGCGCAAGGCGCACGGCCGCCGGAGGGGCTCGATCAGCGAGAAGAGTTGAAGGCTCAGCGAGCGCTGGCGGATCAGAGCGCacggggtggtggtgggagtcAGTACACtcagggattggggggggggggtgcggtgcgCACGGAGGGTGCGCACTGTACGCGGAGCGGGAGGTGCAAGAGCGCGCGGGGGCGCAGTGTACAAGCGGGTGGGCCTCGGTtcgcccgggggcggggggcgcgcggCGCGCTGGGGCGCGTGCGGTTGTGTTGCTGGGAGGTGTGCGTGACGCTCCCGTGCCTGCTTGAGGCAGTCAAGACATCATCCCCGCCCTGGCACCGGCAGCGGGTGCACACCTCCACCCTACCCACTCGGGTTGCTCGGCCtccgctctgtccctccctcctcccagattCTTTCCACGCGAGAAGTGAGGACCAGAGGGAGATGGGGCGCACGCGAGGCCTGCGGGAGAGGACAGACCCGGAGCCGTTGGGTGAGGGATGTCTGGTGGGAATTAAAGGCTGGTGCTTTCATCTGGGCCTCTCCAAAGCCCCGCAGACCGCTCCCAGCTCCCGCGCATTTAGTCCGGCTCCGGAGTCAAATTCTCTTGTCGGCGGCACAGCCTTGTTGGTGGgaggccccccccctccccgtgaTCCGGGACTGGTGACCTCCACTGTCGCTTGCCCTCGTTTAACTGCCCCAAGACAGAATTCCTTTTAGATGCTAGCGAAGAATCTTCTGGAGGAGAAGGCACGCATTAAAACACGTTTTCATATAAAACTAATGACTAAAAATTAGCAATTTTTCTCAATCCAAGAATATTTTCCCTGGCAAAAGCATCGGTTAGCTGATAAACTAGTTACAAGGTAGATTCAAGTTGTGTGGCTGATGAATATTTTTAACCGCCAACTCCAGCACCGGCTTCGTTTTTTAGAGGGCAGAAACAAGCTAATCCTGGTTATTGCGCTAATGCTCTTTTCGCCAGGCGGATGTGGACAAAGACATGATTTAATCTTACTATGGAatactctgtgcctctctctctctctttctctctctctctctcacacacacacacacacatgcacacacacacacacacacagaagatttTGAACCAGGCGGGTGAGCCCTTGGGCACCTTCCGTGCTGGCCGTGCAGATTTGCACATTCAGGGGTCACTTCTCCTGGTTTCCTTCATTATGGGAGGGGTGGTCAGggcgcctgtgtgactcagtggAATTGTGCAGGTGCTACTCTGCTCCCAAGGTCAAGGCCAATTAAACCGGTTAATCACGGTGGTGTGAGAGACCTAGTTTCaactttgctttaattttatctattttttttttttttaatgtaagctctttgcccaaggtggggcttgaactcaggacacCAAGATCAAAAGTTCGGTGCTCTACCAACTCAGCCAGGCGGGTGTCCACTCAGTCTTCCTGTTAATTTTGGAGAAGCACTACCAATCACCCGCCCCTGCCccgggagtgggggtggggacgagAGAGGTGGATACTTGGAAGAGTTTGTTGAGAAATCTAACTTTTGAATAAGTGCAAGCAAGTACGGGGTAAGGAAGGGCCCAGAGGCGAATGGCAACGGCAGGGTTGGATCATGGTAGTCGATGACTCGCTTAGCAAGGCCACAGGCACCGTTTTCCACTTGTTTGGGAAGTGTCAGCACTGCAGGGGCACAAGTGACGGCCCCAAACCCCCTTTAAGCACTTTAAACAAGGGAGTGGACACTGCAAAGCTCATATGCGACTGGGTTTTACTTCCTGGGTAGTtgggaggccagggagggaaaAGATCCACGCCATTATTAACCATGCACAAATAATCTTCGTGTTTattgaagcctacttaagataaCTGACCAGAAAACACCTCTCTGTTTCAGCAACATCAAGGGTGCTCCACTGAAAGCTAAtgagtttgtatttctgtttagCCTGATGTCTACACCACGGTTTTGGAGAAGCTGTCAACTCTGACAAACGAAGGAGCTGAAGGAAGCCAGGGGAGCCGCACCTGCCAACACCGCTGAAGCCCCAGGGCCGACCCCTCCCTGTCTGTTCTTTAAGGGTGCTTGGACTTTACTTGATCCTTTGAGGTCCAGCAGTTGGACTTTCTGAGCGTAAGTTCCCGAAATGGAAATTCGCACTCACTATCTtgcacaaatattttaatttctgaatggCCTGGACTGAGCCAGGGGGCAAGGGTCCTTTGTGCCACAGCCATTGCGAATCCTGAAA
This genomic stretch from Acinonyx jubatus isolate Ajub_Pintada_27869175 chromosome C2, VMU_Ajub_asm_v1.0, whole genome shotgun sequence harbors:
- the LOC128315112 gene encoding homeobox protein Hox-B3-like isoform X4 codes for the protein MCREPQQLRGPRATEPRLFMADPPSGGALGSRGPGRGAGGGRDRGGGGGGESRLPTPPRPRSHKRASASQPPGTLPGEARALPASRKLRGRRGRRVSQEVCVQENTLPSTEEKEATPTAKSSPASGFGTRQSRTSDLSGRGPKPAWRRHRNWPGREAVAGPLLSNCPYPAPKHGFGSCGPHPETPAAGEGQESGFSDATA
- the LOC128315112 gene encoding uncharacterized protein LOC128315112 isoform X5 translates to MGGGGRGAMEQEGSEGELGRRRLGPCPGALSCPPWPFPLPGDAAPGARDVSRAAAAPRSTCDRAAFVYGGPAFGRSTRQPRPWEGGGRGEGPRRGRGRRISPPDPAAAPESQARLRVAASRDSPRRGPRAPGLEEVAEQIPVSGSACGGVRAAASGEVTQYPSAGRRPASLPWISRLTAQLSSWGFPEKGLRERPAW
- the LOC128315112 gene encoding uncharacterized protein LOC128315112 isoform X2, translating into MGGGGRGAMEQEGSEGELGRRRLGPCPGALSCPPWPFPLPGDAAPGARDVSRAAAAPRSTCDRAAFVYGGPAFGRSTRQPRPWEGGGRGEGPRRGRGRRISPPDPAAAPESQARLRVAASRDSPRRGPRAPGLEEVAEQIPVSGSACGGVRAAASGEVTQYPSAGRRPASLPWISRLTAQLSSWGFPEKGLREVGTAGRTPPQPAQAACECAAAPPWLREDLTLSSPAPPPPRFPILSYGPARITSGLERDYSDRRNTAKWKWENPTSNKNRNFPQTRFPGFCGKVYLRSSYLHSGSRCSRIRRTAAGVVGGFPKRCVSRKTLFPPRRRKRRRPRQRAVRRRGSGRAKAGLQI
- the LOC128315112 gene encoding homeobox protein Hox-B3-like isoform X3 codes for the protein MCREPQQLRGPRATEPRLFMADPPSGGALGSRGPGRGAGGGRDRGGGGGGESRLPTPPRPRSHKRASASQPPGTLPGEARALPASRKLRGRRGRRVSQEVCVQENTLPSTEEKEATPTAKSSPASGFGTRQSRTSDLSGRGPKPAWRRHRNWPGREAVAGPLLSNCPYPAPKHGFGSCGPHPETPAAGEGQESGFSDATGLLNSAERTWDSYSPRLMSTPRFWRSCQL
- the LOC128315112 gene encoding histone-lysine N-methyltransferase 2B-like isoform X1; this encodes MCREPQQLRGPRATEPRLFMADPPSGGALGSRGPGRGAGGGRDRGGGGGGESRLPTPPRPRSHKRASASQPPGTLPGEARALPASRKLRGRRGRRVSQEVCVQENTLPSTEEKEATPTAKSSPASGFGTRQSRTSDLSGRGPKPAWRRHRNWPGREAVAGPLLSNCPYPAPKHGFGSCGPHPETPAAGEGQESGFSDATGLLNSAERTWDSYSPRWVRTQEELVVDSLRRRPASFARKVSGRPRVVRNAACAGWRKGAQGARPPEGLDQREELKAQRALADQSARGGGGSQYTQGLGGGGAVRTEGAHCTRSGRCKSARGRSVQAGGPRFARGRGARGALGRVRLCCWEVCVTLPCLLEAVKTSSPPWHRQRVHTSTLPTRVARPPLCPSLLPDSFHARSEDQREMGRTRGLRERTDPEPLGEGCLVGIKGWCFHLGLSKAPQTAPSSRAFSPAPESNSLVGGTALLVGGPPPPRDPGLVTSTVACPRLTAPRQNSF